One window from the genome of Candidatus Melainabacteria bacterium encodes:
- a CDS encoding universal stress protein, with protein MNTKSILLALSGSEQSYQAAQVARNLAQKTASKLVAVHVVDIKKTWAMFGCERAGLVGSGMYVAAYELICQSLRDLGKKLAEKFEAVFPAVECLIVDGDPLDELCRRASDFDLLVVGHRPLVLDESHADTTTQFRYSLAEKLSTLCSKPLLVVQGECKEWANLKILVSVEHLNFRFIDESLNLANRLGLKPKLVCLSSGGNEEPAAKLLPNLRTSHPELANIEIDLIGVGGAVDEHFSTNGITGVEIEAAEEDLFVLPTEKICNKRLSVLGIPTSSFLKTWTLPNVMFYPEENLASSSTELTQESQFLKDQEIVASHTR; from the coding sequence ATGAATACAAAATCCATATTGCTGGCTTTAAGCGGCTCGGAGCAATCTTATCAAGCCGCTCAGGTGGCGCGGAATCTGGCTCAGAAGACAGCGTCGAAACTGGTGGCAGTACACGTCGTCGATATTAAAAAGACCTGGGCGATGTTCGGCTGTGAGCGTGCCGGGCTTGTAGGCAGTGGAATGTATGTCGCTGCGTATGAATTGATATGTCAGTCGTTGCGAGATTTAGGAAAGAAGCTGGCAGAAAAATTCGAAGCGGTTTTCCCTGCTGTCGAGTGCCTTATCGTTGATGGTGATCCACTCGATGAACTTTGCCGTCGCGCCAGTGATTTTGACCTGCTGGTCGTGGGACACAGACCTCTTGTGTTAGACGAGAGCCATGCCGACACAACGACTCAATTCCGCTATTCATTAGCAGAAAAATTGTCGACTTTATGCAGCAAGCCACTGCTTGTGGTGCAGGGCGAGTGCAAGGAATGGGCTAATCTGAAGATTCTCGTATCTGTAGAGCATCTGAATTTCCGCTTTATAGATGAATCGCTAAATCTTGCCAATCGACTTGGTCTGAAACCGAAACTTGTTTGCCTCTCCAGCGGTGGCAATGAAGAGCCGGCTGCTAAGCTGCTTCCGAATCTGCGAACTTCTCATCCCGAATTAGCCAATATCGAGATCGATTTGATTGGTGTTGGCGGAGCGGTTGATGAACACTTCTCGACAAATGGAATAACAGGGGTTGAGATTGAGGCTGCTGAAGAAGATTTGTTTGTTTTGCCCACAGAGAAGATTTGTAACAAGCGTCTGTCCGTTTTGGGAATTCCAACTAGTTCATTCTTGAAGACATGGACGTTGCCCAACGTTATGTTTTATCCAGAGGAAAATTTGGCTAGTAGTTCCACTGAGCTGACTCAGGAGTCACAGTTCTTGAAAGATCAGGAAATAGTTGCTTCACACACACGCTGA
- a CDS encoding Hsp20/alpha crystallin family protein translates to MFNLKPWSHKRTPARVEEDHPVYALQKEMNKVFENFFRYPGFGDFADLGSLDKEFLSAELAPRIDMVETEKEVVIKVELPGMNEKDINVSVNNELLTISGEKKQEKEQSEKGWYRMERQYGSFCRNIPLPYEVESDKVDAVYKNGILSLKLPKSAVQQKAAKRIEVKSA, encoded by the coding sequence ATGTTCAATCTAAAACCATGGAGTCACAAGCGCACGCCTGCTAGAGTCGAAGAAGACCATCCTGTTTATGCATTGCAGAAAGAAATGAACAAGGTTTTTGAGAACTTCTTCCGCTATCCAGGATTCGGCGATTTTGCCGATCTGGGATCACTAGACAAAGAGTTTCTGTCAGCAGAATTAGCTCCTCGAATCGACATGGTCGAAACAGAGAAAGAAGTTGTCATAAAAGTCGAACTTCCTGGCATGAACGAAAAAGACATCAATGTATCGGTGAACAACGAACTGCTCACAATCTCAGGCGAAAAGAAACAAGAGAAAGAGCAGTCGGAAAAAGGCTGGTATCGAATGGAGCGTCAGTACGGTTCGTTCTGCCGAAACATTCCGCTGCCATACGAAGTTGAAAGCGACAAAGTAGATGCCGTTTATAAAAACGGAATTCTTTCACTGAAATTGCCTAAATCGGCGGTGCAGCAGAAAGCCGCGAAGCGCATCGAAGTGAAGAGCGCTTAG
- a CDS encoding MBL fold metallo-hydrolase, whose amino-acid sequence MDQWARSFNAPRWDSGPAASTRHDVNNEMVVQLELREFTLLSQNSTSKSSDENRSVLEVTLHGAAQEVTGSCYLLETANARVLIDCGMFQGSERLERKNKLPPEILNKPLDAVLLTHGHLDHCGRLPLLIRAGYTGPIYATEGTSEIAELVLRDAARIAEDDARRENEKRKRNRLKLIKPLLRDHDVTGVVALFETVEYDKNLDVAEGISARFVEAGHILGSSCIQLKVHDRTNKSRIVIFSGDIGHWNDPIVKDPARIEKADLVFMESTYGDRTRPSLDQTLSEFESILNLTIQRNGKIFIPTFAVGRAQEILYHLASLMRTQKVPQVPVYLDSPMAIDATNLYSRHRKDLDERYEKMTLNEQLERDLATFTTCETAEESKALNSLDGPCIILAGAGMCDAGRILHHLQHGLNDSDNTLIVVGYQARGSLGRELIEGAKQVKILGETIHVRATVANLEGFSAHADQADLLKWLQPMVASKPAIVLTHGESHSIDQLAYEIKRNFDLVVSKPKANETVNLE is encoded by the coding sequence ATGGATCAGTGGGCCAGAAGCTTCAACGCGCCACGATGGGACAGTGGGCCAGCCGCTTCAACGCGCCACGATGTCAACAACGAGATGGTCGTACAATTAGAACTCAGGGAGTTCACTTTGTTATCTCAAAATTCGACATCAAAGAGTTCAGACGAAAACCGCAGTGTGCTAGAAGTGACCTTGCACGGAGCCGCGCAAGAAGTAACGGGCTCCTGTTATTTGCTTGAAACGGCGAACGCCAGAGTTTTGATTGACTGCGGAATGTTCCAGGGGTCTGAACGACTCGAAAGAAAAAACAAACTTCCGCCTGAAATTCTGAACAAACCGCTCGACGCAGTGCTGCTAACTCACGGACATCTAGATCATTGCGGAAGACTGCCACTGCTTATCAGAGCAGGCTATACAGGTCCGATTTACGCCACGGAAGGAACCAGCGAAATTGCTGAGTTGGTTCTTCGCGACGCGGCTCGCATTGCAGAAGACGACGCCAGACGCGAAAATGAAAAACGCAAAAGAAATCGCCTGAAATTGATCAAACCCTTGTTGCGCGATCATGATGTGACCGGCGTAGTTGCATTATTTGAAACAGTTGAATACGACAAAAATCTGGATGTAGCAGAAGGAATTTCAGCACGGTTTGTAGAAGCTGGACACATTCTTGGCTCATCATGCATCCAACTGAAGGTGCACGACAGGACAAACAAATCGAGAATCGTGATTTTTTCAGGCGATATTGGGCACTGGAATGATCCGATCGTAAAAGATCCTGCGCGAATTGAAAAAGCAGATCTCGTCTTCATGGAGTCAACATATGGAGATAGAACGCGTCCATCTTTAGACCAAACATTATCTGAGTTTGAATCTATTTTGAATTTGACAATTCAAAGAAACGGAAAGATTTTTATTCCGACATTTGCAGTCGGACGAGCGCAGGAGATTCTCTACCATCTAGCCAGTTTAATGCGCACACAAAAGGTTCCGCAGGTGCCTGTTTACCTCGATAGCCCCATGGCGATCGACGCCACCAATTTGTACTCTCGCCACCGGAAAGATCTGGATGAGAGATATGAAAAAATGACATTGAACGAGCAGTTGGAGCGGGATCTCGCAACTTTCACAACGTGCGAGACCGCCGAAGAATCAAAAGCATTGAACTCTTTGGACGGACCTTGCATCATTCTGGCAGGTGCAGGCATGTGTGACGCCGGTCGCATTCTTCACCACTTGCAACACGGATTAAACGACTCCGACAACACACTAATCGTGGTTGGATACCAGGCAAGAGGCTCCCTTGGACGCGAACTAATCGAAGGCGCAAAACAAGTCAAAATTCTCGGGGAAACTATCCACGTAAGGGCGACCGTTGCAAACCTGGAAGGATTTAGCGCTCACGCCGACCAGGCGGATCTGCTCAAATGGCTGCAACCCATGGTAGCAAGCAAACCGGCAATTGTATTGACTCATGGAGAAAGCCATTCCATCGATCAACTGGCATACGAAATCAAACGGAACTTCGATCTTGTTGTAAGCAAACCGAAAGCGAATGAAACAGTTAATCTTGAATAG
- a CDS encoding cytochrome c, producing MRTEGAVVKRIIALFLLCLAGQPMVIQPSLASKSKAPNKSNAKSNSNAARGKQLYLSNGCMDCHSIDGRGCTEGVSLSSVGLRRDAEFLKEQLLDPEKHVEKNRKAFNSEPNMMTNPNLTPKEVDLIVDYLQTLKKPIPKKGLKSKDYNTL from the coding sequence ATGAGAACAGAAGGGGCTGTCGTGAAAAGAATCATCGCATTATTTCTACTGTGCCTGGCTGGTCAGCCAATGGTTATTCAGCCTTCGCTGGCATCTAAGTCGAAAGCGCCAAACAAATCAAACGCAAAGTCAAATTCAAATGCAGCCAGAGGGAAGCAGTTGTATCTTTCTAATGGATGTATGGATTGTCATTCCATTGATGGCCGGGGCTGTACAGAAGGAGTCAGTCTTAGCAGTGTAGGCTTGCGTCGAGATGCAGAGTTTCTCAAGGAGCAACTATTAGATCCTGAAAAGCACGTAGAAAAAAACCGCAAAGCCTTCAACTCAGAACCAAATATGATGACGAATCCTAATCTCACGCCCAAAGAGGTTGATTTGATTGTCGATTATCTGCAGACGCTAAAAAAGCCCATTCCCAAGAAGGGGCTAAAATCGAAG